In Deltaproteobacteria bacterium, the following proteins share a genomic window:
- a CDS encoding tetratricopeptide repeat protein, translating to MAQKTAVKQKAQAKKPSASVRREWSDLAVCTTIGFAAFFVRLICLFQIESIPVFYHLPGDPLAYDLWAQRIVAGDWIGQSVFYQAPLYPYFLAVLQLFLGHDLWAIRVAQLILGAAACSLIYLTGKNFFSRTAGIAAALLLCFYGPAVFYGSVIDKTVTDLFLVTLLLYLVSVAAVQPQRWNFLAIGAALGLLALSRENALIWLPLLPIWVLFYFHFETPKVRWQRLALFVFGLALVLLPVGLRNYAVGGQLALTTSQMGPNFYIGNNPSADGTYGSIRLVTGEKQFEQAEARRLAEQAAGRPLTLAEVSSYWMGRALDYIRTEPAEWLFLLWKKWLIVWNVRELEDSDDFYLYQKWSWLLALLGWINFGVLAPLAAAGVAAKLNEWRKLWLLCGLLLSFAAGVALFFVFGRYRFPLTPFLTLFAAVAIVESIELYRRQRFGRLAALAAVALLAAVFVYWPVVGRPGPSAPGYTYLANGYAKQGNIDDAIRSAQAALQIDPSYGVAHYNLANFYVERRRFDEAISHYQHALKVYPRYLDARGNLGRAFALAGKFSEAVEQYGLALKLQPNEPRIYLGLGEVAVLRGQFGEAIEHLNNAVKHDPSSPLAHTNLGRVFAAQGDLKRAIGHFREAVRLAPESAEARRNLALALAEAGMTDDSLQQRR from the coding sequence ATGGCGCAAAAAACAGCGGTGAAACAGAAAGCCCAGGCGAAAAAGCCCAGCGCTTCGGTGCGCCGCGAGTGGAGCGACCTGGCGGTCTGCACCACGATCGGCTTTGCGGCGTTTTTCGTGCGCCTTATCTGCCTGTTTCAGATCGAATCGATTCCAGTTTTTTACCATCTCCCGGGCGACCCGCTCGCCTACGATCTTTGGGCGCAGCGGATCGTTGCCGGCGACTGGATCGGCCAGAGCGTCTTTTATCAGGCGCCGCTCTACCCATATTTTCTAGCCGTGCTCCAGCTTTTCCTGGGCCACGATCTGTGGGCGATCCGGGTGGCGCAGTTGATCCTCGGTGCCGCCGCCTGCAGCTTGATCTATCTCACCGGCAAGAACTTTTTCTCTCGAACTGCGGGCATCGCCGCCGCGCTGCTGCTGTGCTTCTATGGGCCGGCGGTTTTTTATGGGAGCGTCATCGACAAAACCGTAACCGATCTGTTTTTGGTGACGCTGCTTCTGTACCTGGTTAGCGTCGCGGCGGTGCAACCGCAGCGCTGGAACTTCCTGGCGATCGGCGCTGCCCTTGGCTTGTTGGCGCTGTCGCGTGAAAACGCGCTCATCTGGCTACCGCTCTTGCCAATATGGGTTTTGTTCTACTTTCATTTTGAAACACCAAAGGTACGTTGGCAGCGACTCGCATTGTTTGTCTTTGGTTTGGCGCTCGTCTTACTGCCGGTGGGTTTGCGCAATTACGCCGTTGGCGGGCAACTCGCTCTGACCACTTCGCAGATGGGGCCAAACTTTTATATTGGCAATAATCCGTCGGCCGATGGCACCTACGGCTCGATTCGCCTGGTTACCGGCGAGAAGCAATTCGAGCAAGCCGAAGCGCGGCGACTGGCCGAGCAGGCGGCCGGTCGTCCGCTGACGTTAGCAGAAGTTTCCTCCTACTGGATGGGGCGCGCGCTCGACTACATTCGCACGGAGCCGGCGGAGTGGCTTTTTCTGCTTTGGAAGAAATGGCTGATCGTTTGGAACGTGCGCGAGCTGGAAGACTCCGACGATTTTTACCTCTATCAGAAATGGTCCTGGCTGTTGGCGTTGCTCGGCTGGATCAACTTCGGTGTGCTGGCGCCACTGGCGGCCGCGGGGGTGGCGGCAAAGCTGAACGAGTGGCGCAAACTGTGGCTGCTTTGCGGATTGCTCTTGAGCTTCGCCGCCGGAGTGGCGCTGTTTTTCGTTTTTGGCCGCTATCGGTTTCCGCTGACGCCGTTCTTAACGCTGTTCGCCGCTGTTGCGATCGTCGAGTCCATCGAGTTGTATCGCCGCCAGCGTTTTGGCAGGCTGGCGGCGCTGGCGGCCGTGGCGCTGCTCGCCGCCGTGTTTGTCTATTGGCCGGTCGTCGGCCGGCCCGGTCCTTCGGCTCCCGGCTACACTTATCTCGCCAACGGCTACGCCAAGCAAGGCAATATCGATGATGCCATTCGAAGCGCCCAGGCGGCGCTGCAGATCGATCCGAGCTACGGTGTGGCACACTACAACCTGGCCAATTTCTATGTCGAGAGGCGCCGGTTTGATGAAGCTATTTCGCACTATCAGCACGCGCTCAAAGTGTATCCGCGCTATCTTGACGCGCGCGGCAACTTGGGGCGCGCCTTTGCCTTGGCTGGAAAGTTTTCTGAAGCCGTCGAGCAATACGGCCTGGCTCTGAAGCTGCAGCCGAATGAGCCCAGGATTTACCTCGGCCTTGGCGAAGTGGCAGTGCTGCGAGGCCAGTTTGGCGAAGCGATCGAGCATCTCAACAACGCCGTCAAGCACGATCCTTCCTCGCCGCTCGCCCACACGAATCTGGGGCGCGTGTTCGCGGCGCAGGGCGATCTCAAGCGCGCCATCGGTCATTTTCGTGAGGCGGTGCGATTGGCGCCGGAGTCTGCCGAGGCACGGCGGAACTTGGCACTGGCGCTGGCCGAAGCCGGCATGACGGATGATTCTTTGCAGCAGCGCCGTTAA
- a CDS encoding tetratricopeptide repeat protein, which yields MATRSTAKASRARVAAAPPVDAAKISRTIPQRFVAAIILGLFFLWFSAVTVTSFVQKSLTVDEPIHLLSGYAALSWADFRVNPEHPLLAKILAALPLLAMDVKDPRPASREWDTDGVANSMTLALNDADTLFFYPKLMMVGLALLLGYFVYRWSRELFGTTAAIIALVLYGLDPNVLAHAPIIHTDMPMTAVVFIGTYSFWRVSNDITRANLLFAFLSFGIAVVTKYSYPVLFLAWGLLALARIVSAEPVRVGVGKFPAASSRRQKLAWYSAIFAGGLITAYLCIWAVYGFRFQAIPEPGLSLPAAKLLSENPLLQKIALIAADYHLAPEAWIYGQRYVHSHLVRHTYMLGEISEQGFWLYFPLAFAVKTPLPTLLLFFVALGLWVARKGERRQALFLLVPITVFFMVAIVSRINIGVRHILPIYPFLFVFISGAAARLWQEGHSVLKGGLGVSGVWLLLSSSLSYPHYLAYFNELIGGAKNGHKVLLDSNLDWGQDLKGLKSWMDARRVEKIQFLYFGTVGVAAPRYYQIDAMFLPGSWVSHYLLPGQDPGVAKYVAVSATHLAGPIPSDAGEKFTEDQKNLVTPLHSLKPLTTIGYSIFIYEVQEVIEAYRRFVHAGAATPKTRHFLANILNYSGKLDEAVELIRRVVELDPSFALAHYDLALYLTRTGDLDGALKHFQTASALGLGRDTYQFSLGSLFAQQGRLDDAVALFRREIELRPDFAQGYVSLGKVMAAKGDLGAAVEYFRGAVKRDPEFADAHESLARALAEQGKRSEAAEHFRKAIELLKAQAPAR from the coding sequence ATGGCAACTCGGTCAACTGCCAAGGCCTCCCGTGCGCGCGTTGCTGCCGCGCCGCCGGTCGATGCTGCTAAGATTTCAAGAACGATTCCGCAACGGTTCGTGGCCGCGATTATTCTCGGGCTGTTCTTTCTTTGGTTCTCCGCCGTTACCGTTACCAGCTTTGTGCAGAAGTCCCTGACCGTCGATGAGCCAATCCATCTGCTCTCGGGTTATGCCGCCTTAAGCTGGGCCGATTTCAGAGTGAATCCAGAACACCCGCTGCTGGCGAAAATCTTGGCGGCTCTGCCGCTGCTCGCGATGGACGTCAAAGATCCGCGCCCGGCAAGCCGAGAGTGGGACACGGACGGCGTCGCTAACAGCATGACTTTAGCGCTGAATGATGCCGATACACTTTTCTTTTATCCCAAGCTCATGATGGTCGGTTTGGCGCTGCTCCTGGGATATTTCGTCTATCGCTGGAGTCGGGAGCTTTTCGGCACCACCGCGGCGATCATCGCGCTCGTGCTTTACGGTCTCGACCCAAATGTTTTAGCTCATGCGCCGATCATCCACACCGACATGCCGATGACCGCCGTCGTGTTCATCGGAACCTATTCGTTCTGGCGTGTCTCGAACGACATCACGCGGGCGAATCTATTGTTTGCTTTTCTGAGCTTCGGCATCGCCGTGGTCACAAAATACTCCTACCCGGTCTTGTTTCTCGCCTGGGGGTTGCTCGCGCTGGCGCGAATTGTTTCCGCCGAGCCGGTGCGGGTGGGCGTGGGCAAGTTCCCGGCAGCTTCAAGCCGGCGGCAAAAACTAGCTTGGTACTCGGCGATCTTTGCCGGTGGACTGATCACCGCCTATCTCTGCATCTGGGCTGTGTATGGTTTTCGCTTTCAAGCCATCCCGGAACCCGGCCTTTCTTTGCCAGCGGCGAAGCTCCTAAGCGAAAACCCGCTGCTGCAGAAGATTGCGCTGATCGCGGCCGACTATCACCTCGCTCCCGAGGCATGGATCTATGGCCAGCGTTACGTGCACTCTCATCTGGTGCGCCATACCTACATGTTGGGCGAGATTTCCGAGCAGGGCTTCTGGCTTTATTTCCCCTTGGCTTTTGCGGTCAAAACACCGTTGCCGACATTGCTGCTGTTCTTTGTCGCGTTGGGCCTATGGGTCGCAAGAAAAGGCGAGCGGCGGCAAGCACTTTTTCTGCTAGTGCCCATAACGGTGTTTTTTATGGTGGCTATCGTTTCGCGCATCAACATTGGCGTGCGCCACATCCTGCCGATCTATCCGTTCTTGTTTGTATTTATTAGCGGCGCCGCGGCGCGGCTTTGGCAAGAGGGCCATAGTGTCCTCAAGGGCGGGCTAGGGGTCTCGGGAGTTTGGTTGCTGCTGTCGTCGTCGCTCAGCTATCCGCACTATCTCGCCTACTTCAATGAACTGATCGGCGGCGCTAAGAACGGTCACAAGGTCTTACTCGATTCCAACCTGGATTGGGGGCAGGATCTCAAAGGACTCAAGTCCTGGATGGACGCGCGTCGAGTGGAGAAGATTCAGTTTCTCTACTTCGGCACCGTCGGCGTCGCTGCGCCTCGCTACTATCAAATCGATGCGATGTTTCTTCCTGGAAGCTGGGTTAGTCACTATTTGTTACCGGGGCAAGATCCTGGCGTTGCCAAATATGTCGCCGTGAGCGCGACTCATCTGGCTGGGCCAATTCCCAGCGATGCCGGCGAAAAATTCACCGAAGATCAAAAAAATCTCGTCACACCTTTGCACTCACTCAAGCCGCTTACGACAATCGGCTATTCCATTTTCATTTACGAGGTGCAGGAAGTTATCGAGGCGTATCGCAGGTTCGTCCATGCCGGCGCTGCAACCCCGAAGACGCGCCACTTCTTGGCTAATATTCTGAACTACTCCGGAAAGCTCGATGAAGCGGTGGAGCTTATTCGCCGGGTCGTTGAGTTGGATCCGTCCTTCGCCTTGGCGCACTACGACCTGGCTCTTTATCTGACTCGGACAGGCGATCTAGATGGCGCTCTGAAGCACTTCCAAACAGCCTCGGCGCTGGGTTTGGGCCGAGACACCTATCAATTCAGCCTGGGCAGTCTGTTCGCGCAGCAAGGCCGTTTGGATGATGCGGTCGCGTTGTTTCGCCGCGAAATCGAGCTGCGGCCGGATTTCGCACAGGGATACGTGAGTCTGGGCAAAGTCATGGCCGCCAAAGGCGACCTTGGCGCCGCCGTGGAATATTTTCGCGGCGCGGTCAAACGCGATCCTGAGTTCGCCGATGCGCATGAGAGCTTGGCGCGCGCGCTCGCCGAGCAAGGCAAACGCTCGGAGGCCGCCGAGCATTTCCGCAAGGCGATCGAGCTGCTCAAGGCGCAGGCACCCGCGCGGTGA